The genomic stretch TCTATCATGGAAAGAAACATTCCTTCCTTTTCATCAATATACTTATTTAAAAGTGCAAGGTTCTCTTCTTCTGTTTTCTCGGGATCGGGCGAAAAATCTACTCGAGGGAAATTGGATTTTGAAAGTTTGTATACTTTGAACCCTGCTTGAAAAGGATTATTTTCATCATCAAAAAGGGACGGATCAGATTCGGCTTGTTGCTTTTCAATCTTTTCAATTACTCGTTTATTTCTTTCTATTGTGATATCGGAAATCTTTTTATAACCTGCCTTGAACGCTTCAGATTTTTCTGAAGTAGTTTCTGGTAATTGGATAAGTATAAATTTTCGATCTGTGGAATTTTCTTTATTCAAATCTATTACGGAGTGTCCTGTTGTTCCAGAGCCTGCAAAAAAATCTAAAACAATATCACTTCTATCTGTACTTGAGTTTAAGATTTTCTTAATAATTTCTGTTGGTTTTGGATTATCAAAAATCTTCCGCCCTTCAAAAAGTGCATTTAATTCTTTTGTGCCTTTTTTATTCCCATCTTCATCAGTCCATAAATCAGAAGATTCCTTACCTTCTTCGTTAAGATAATGTTTCTGATATACTTGCCATTTTTCCTCATCCTTCTTTTTTACTTTTTTCCACACAATCATATTATTTGAAACTAATTCATTATATGTATCTCTACCACAAACCCAACGGCTTTCCCAACCTTCTGGAGCTAAAGGTAAAACATCATTACCATCTGGATCTTTTACAGGATAAAACATACTTGGTCGATCTTCTCTTCTATTTTCACCACCAGTTCTTCTTAAAGACCTTGTTAAGAACTTTCCATTCTCATCTTCTTCGTTATATAAAGCAATTTCATCTTTAGTCATTGGGAGTTTTTTTAATAATGAAGAATTATCCTTAGAATAGACAAGAATATAATCTAATTCTCTTGAAATACCACGACTACCTGTACCCATTCTTGTTCCAGTAGCTCTAGAGATATTTCCAATAAAATTATTCTCACCAAAAATCTCATCACATATTTTTTTTAAATGATGGGCTTCACAAATATCAATGCTTATAAAAATAAACCCATCTTCTTTTAATAATTGTCGTGATATCAATAATCGTGAAAATATTAAATTTATCCAGTTTGAATGATAACGTCCTGTCGAATCAGAATTTGAATCTACCTTTACTCCATTCTCAGTTATTCCAATATGCTCCCAATATTCTTCTTTGGATTCATCCCATTTATCGGAATAAACAAAATCCTTCCCTGTGTTATATGGAGGATCAATATAAATACATTTAATACGTCCACGATAAGCCGAAAGCAGACATTTCAAAGTTTCAAGATTCTCACCTTCAATGATCATATTGCCATCGGCAAATTCAGGATTAACACTTCGCTTATCATCATAAACCAGTGTTGCTTTACTGGGAGTAAACGCAGTCCTTTTGGCTTCACTCTTCCCGAACCATTTAAATTCAAATCGTTCTGTCTCTTTCACCAGATCAGGGTCAATTATTTTTTTCAATTCATCAGGATTCAGTTTCCCTTCAACCGTAAACAAATCTGGAAATAGCCCCTTCAATGTCTCAAGTCGTTCTTCATTTAAATCCGGTGTACCCATTGTTTTTTTATTTATTTCAGACATTGGTCAATTCCTCTGCTTTATTCTTGAAAGAGTCAAAATCCTTAATCGGAGCCATGTAATCCACTTTGGTTTCTATTCCTAATGCTTCAAAGTGTTTTACAGCACACTTTATCTTGTATATCTCATTTTCGGTTAATGCTTTACGATCGTTAATATCATTGGTTCCCTTTGTCTCAATAACAAAATAAAATTCCTGCTCCCGATCATCCCTAATTTTTTTCTTTTTGAGAA from Candidatus Delongbacteria bacterium encodes the following:
- a CDS encoding site-specific DNA-methyltransferase translates to MSEINKKTMGTPDLNEERLETLKGLFPDLFTVEGKLNPDELKKIIDPDLVKETERFEFKWFGKSEAKRTAFTPSKATLVYDDKRSVNPEFADGNMIIEGENLETLKCLLSAYRGRIKCIYIDPPYNTGKDFVYSDKWDESKEEYWEHIGITENGVKVDSNSDSTGRYHSNWINLIFSRLLISRQLLKEDGFIFISIDICEAHHLKKICDEIFGENNFIGNISRATGTRMGTGSRGISRELDYILVYSKDNSSLLKKLPMTKDEIALYNEEDENGKFLTRSLRRTGGENRREDRPSMFYPVKDPDGNDVLPLAPEGWESRWVCGRDTYNELVSNNMIVWKKVKKKDEEKWQVYQKHYLNEEGKESSDLWTDEDGNKKGTKELNALFEGRKIFDNPKPTEIIKKILNSSTDRSDIVLDFFAGSGTTGHSVIDLNKENSTDRKFILIQLPETTSEKSEAFKAGYKKISDITIERNKRVIEKIEKQQAESDPSLFDDENNPFQAGFKVYKLSKSNFPRVDFSPDPEKTEEENLALLNKYIDEKEGMFLSMIEETLVFDEVLLKNGFMLNYSKIKEDTFSKNAVFRVKDKFKECLICLEMTIEKETLKDLEGFKDSLFICLERALDTTIKWNLKHLLGDNLVAV